Proteins encoded within one genomic window of Choristoneura fumiferana chromosome 28, NRCan_CFum_1, whole genome shotgun sequence:
- the LOC141443803 gene encoding uncharacterized protein has translation MLNVQCQYDSPEDRPDHDHTYDTRDEPPAFIIHQVTSPQVQAQPAPFVEVSPNKLMTLAPGNLGASVNVIHVGESNRSQSQSNQSEYININKRIRRSEVVLRQAADCVSRGQTFQTVSHQFNIPISTIRFFMARKGILPQRRRGRSTLPPRPCTSPEPPFHMQHYKLPDMIALRDGEQDSNE, from the exons ATGCTGAACGTGCAGTGCCAGTACGACTCTCCGGAGGACCGGCCCGACCACGACCACACCTACGATACGAGAGACGAGCCCCCTGCCTTCATCATACACCAAGTAACA TCACCCCAAGTCCAGGCGCAGCCGGCACCGTTCGTAGAGGTGTCTCCGAACAAGCTGATGACCCTGGCTCCTGGCAACCTCGGGGCATCCGTCAACGTCATCCACGTCGGAGAGAGCAATAGG TCGCAATCTCAATCAAACCAGTCAGAGTACATAAATATCAACAAGCGAATCAGGCGCAGCGAAGTAGTACTACGGCAGGCGGCGGACTGCGTCAGTCGCGGGCAAACCTTCCAGACAGTGTCCCATCAGTTCAACATACCTATATCCACTATAAG AttcttcatggcaagaaaaggTATTCTACCACAAAGAAGACGCGGGCGCAGCACtttg cCACCGCGGCCATGCACGAGTCCAGAGCCTCCATTCCACATGCAACACTACAAACTACCTGACATGATCGCCCTAAGAGACGGCGAACAAGACAGCAACGaataa
- the LOC141443712 gene encoding uncharacterized protein translates to MFESSKLVFLNFIFLTVTVQICTSEPAPVQRLSLHYPEVTEYSEVLIKRVGDNLTLVCEIKGDRTQRLFVWNYVAVNGSSSQRPFLIEPVGPTASSSLLKSELELEDSGQYMCSSPPFSVTKFVLVQNKGIVGCARGAFSCGPRCVLAPFVCDGRSDCEHGEDEAPPVCPAAVCQRPEMLNCSSGRCIPAAACCAPLCPSQPGCCSEHAQYNRKGEGYMEVEYPALYEDRHTPDDYGFIQSTIYTVTACALIFMIAVVLLVSALCKMHMKRAALRSYARAAAARHYTAHQTPRFPPCYEASRLLEQEAGRAPPPLTPDVAMQTTPDPQTEDGNPDPNAGYGLSRLGAIFLHAIQTGR, encoded by the exons atgtttgaatCAAGTAAATTAGTGttccttaattttatttttcttacagtAACAGTGCAAATAT GCACTTCGGAACCAGCTCCAGTCCAGCGGCTCTCCCTCCACTACCCCGAGGTCACGGAGTACTCGGAGGTCCTGATTAAGAGGGTGGGGGACAACTTGACCCTGGTCTGCGAGATCAAAGGAGACAGGACTCAGCGGCTGTTTGTGTGGAACTATGTCGCTGTCAACGGCAGCTCTAGTCAGAG GCCGTTCTTGATAGAGCCAGTCGGGCCGACTGCCTCCAGTTCCCTGCTGAAGTCGGAGTTGGAGTTGGAAGACAGCGGGCAGTACATGTGCTCGTCACCGCCCTTCAGCGTCACCAAGTTTGTGCTGGTGCAGAACAAAG GTATAGTGgggtgcgcgcgcggcgcgttCTCGTGCGGGCCGCGCTGCGTGCTGGCGCCGTTTGTGTGCGACGGACGGTCGGACTGCGAGCACGGGGAGGACGAGGCGCCGCCCGTGTGCCCCGCTGCGGTGTGCCAGC GTCCTGAGATGCTGAACTGTTCGTCGGGGCGCTGCATCCCGGCGGCGGCGTGCTGCGCGCCGCTGTGTCCGTCGCAGCCCGGCTGCTGCTCCGAGCATGCGCAGTACAACCGCAAGGGGGAAG GCTACATGGAGGTGGAGTACCCGGCGCTGTATGAGGACAGGCATACGCCAGACGACTATGGGTTCATACAGTCCACCATATACACTGTTACTG CGTGCGCGTTGATATTCATGATAGCGGTGGTACTGCTGGTGTCAGCACTCTGCAAGATGCACATGAAGAGAGCCGCGCTCCGGAGCTATGCCAGGGCGGCTGCCGCTAGACACTACACCGCGCACCAG ACGCCGCGGTTCCCGCCGTGCTATGAAGCGTCGAGGTTGTTGGAACAGGAGGCGGGACGCGCGCCGCCTCCGCTCACGCCCGATGTCGCCATG cAAACAACTCCAGACCCTCAGACAGAGGATGGTAACCCGGATCCCAATGCTGGGTACGGACTGTCCAGACTTGGCGCCATTTTTCTCCACGCGATACAGACAGGTCGGTAA